The Ignavibacteriales bacterium DNA segment TAAAAAGCCGGGGGCAGCGCCAAAACTTATAACGTCAGAAAGTGAATCAAGTTCAACACCAAGTTCACTGCTGGAATTGGTTACTCTCGCGGCGAAGCCATCAAGGGCATCGAAGATTGCGGCAATAATAATAAGCCAAGCGGCGTAGAAATAATTATGCTCGGAAGAATTAATCATAGATAAATATCCGCAGAACATATTCATTGCAGTAAATAGATTTGGAATTACAGAGCGAGTGATTAAAGGCTTATTCATTTTCATTTTCGCTTGAAGAGAATAGTCTCTCCAGCTAAAACATTTTCGCCAAGTTTAGCAACTATATTAAAATTATCCGGCACAATAATATCAACGCGGCTGCCGAATTTTATCATACCAAATCTTTTTCCGATAGTAACGCTATCACCAATATTTAGATCTGTTACAATTCTTCGTGCGACAAAACCGGCAACCTGAGTAAAAAAAACTTTTCCAAAATTACTTTTAATACCGATTTCCATTCGCTCATTTTCCTGTGAAGCTTTATCGTCAAATGCTTTTATAAATTTTCCTTCGTGATATTTTAAATATTCGACTTCACCTGAAATTGGAATCCGGTTTACATGAACATTAAGCGGCGACATAAAAATCGAAATTTGTTTTCCTCTGGAAAGTAAGTAGTTATTTTCTTCAACTTCCTTAATTACTATTATTTTTCCATCCGCCGGAGAAATAATGATGCTGTCATCTTTCGGCGTGATTCGTTCGGGGTCGCGGAAAAAGTTTAATGTAAAAACCATAAGCAGTAAAGGGAAGATGATAAGAAAATACTTTAAAGCTTGATTACTCGCATAGAAACTAAAACAAATCATAACAAAAGAAACGAAAGCAACAATACCAATTGTAGAATAACCGTATTTAGTAAACATGCTGTTCAATTTTTTAAAAGATTAATAAGAAAATCGGAATACTTTTTCACGTCTGAAGGAGTGCTCAATTTATAAGGGTCAGGCAATTTTAAAGTTTTGTCTGAAGAAATCACTTTCAAACTTTGAGGGGAGAAATCTTCAACAAGAAAAAATTTATCGCTGTTTTTTCCGAAGACGCAGGAAAGTTCGGATAGGATTAAATTTCTTCTTTCAAAAAAAGATCTGAGAACGGCATTTATTTTCGAGCATATCCTTGTCATCAATCTTAAATCTTCAATTGAACATAAATCGAACGAAACGATATGACTTTCAGTTATGATCGAATCTTTATTTTCGCCGTAGTGATATTCAAAGATGGGCAGGTTTAAAATTTCACCTTCTTTGTGGTTGAAAATTTTTGCTGTTCTTTTATCTAAAGTATTTAAAATCTTTATGGAAAAAGGAATCCTACTGTGCTTCAAATTTAAAATAGAATTTGCTGAATGAAGTTTAACAAAGGCAGTTGGGATATGGAACTCCTTCAGGTAATCAAGAAAAAAAACGTTCAATTGTGCTGACTTCTGACCAAAATCTTTAGGTTTAATTTCTTTACCCAAAGAATTAATGAACAAATCCGGAAACTCTTTTAAAGCGTAGGCTTGTTCATCGAAGATTATGTTTGTCTGTCTTGCTTCGATAGTAAACTCCTTTAATTAAATAACGGGCGTGAAATTAGGAAATTTAAATGTATAAAGTCAAACTGATATATTATATTGCTTCAAAAAAACGAATATTTATTAAATTATTTTTTCGGAGGAATTGATGAAAGGCGGCATGCAAGGAATGCTCAAACAAGTGCAGAAAATGCAGGAAGAAATGCAGCGAGTTCAAGCTGAATTAGCAAATAAAACAGTATCAGCGGAAGCAGGCGGCGGAATAATTAAAGCCGTTGCCAACGGTCATAAAGAAATAATTAGCATTGAAATAGACGCTCAGGTTATAAAACCGGATGAAAAAGAAATCTTAGAAGACCTTGTTGTTGCGGCAGTAAATAAGGCACTAAATTCAGCATCAAAATTAGCTGAGGAGGAAATGTCCAAAGTTACAAAAGGTATGATTCCCCCCGGTTTAAATATTCCAGGACTTTAAATTGTTGATTGCTCAACCTCTTCAAACTGCTATTGATGAATTAAGCAAGCTGCCCGGTATCGGAAAGAAAACTGCACAGCGGCTTGCTCTTCATATTTTGAAAAGTGACAGCGCAAATTTTGAGAGCTTGGTTCGTTCGCTTACTGATTTAAAATCGAGACTAAGATTTTGTGAAAGATGTTTCAATCTTTCTGAACATGAATTGTGCGACATCTGTACAAGTCCGAAGCGCGATAAGCATTCAATCTGTGTGGTTGAGGAGGCAAGTGATGTAATTGCTATTGAAAAGTCCCACGAGTTCAGCGGAAGTTACCATGTTTTGGGGGGTGTACTTTCACCGCTTGCGGGGATAAATCCAGATTCATTAAAAATTAAAGAATTGATCGCAAGATTCAAGAGCGAAGAAATTTCGGAAGTCATTTTAGCGCTAAATCCAGATACTGAGGGGGAGGCAACTTCGCTGTATCTTGCAAGAATAATTAAACCGCTCGGAATAAAAGTGACAAGAATCGCCCGGGGATTACCTATCGGCGGTAATCTTGAGTTTGCAGATGAAGCTACGATTGGAAGAGCGATGCTTAACAGGATTGATGTATAAATTATAATTCCTAATTATACTGCGTCATTTATGATATTAATTTTGACTTAATATTTTATCGGCATCTTG contains these protein-coding regions:
- the recR gene encoding recombination protein RecR; its protein translation is MLIAQPLQTAIDELSKLPGIGKKTAQRLALHILKSDSANFESLVRSLTDLKSRLRFCERCFNLSEHELCDICTSPKRDKHSICVVEEASDVIAIEKSHEFSGSYHVLGGVLSPLAGINPDSLKIKELIARFKSEEISEVILALNPDTEGEATSLYLARIIKPLGIKVTRIARGLPIGGNLEFADEATIGRAMLNRIDV
- a CDS encoding phosphatidylserine decarboxylase family protein, producing the protein MFTKYGYSTIGIVAFVSFVMICFSFYASNQALKYFLIIFPLLLMVFTLNFFRDPERITPKDDSIIISPADGKIIVIKEVEENNYLLSRGKQISIFMSPLNVHVNRIPISGEVEYLKYHEGKFIKAFDDKASQENERMEIGIKSNFGKVFFTQVAGFVARRIVTDLNIGDSVTIGKRFGMIKFGSRVDIIVPDNFNIVAKLGENVLAGETILFKRK
- a CDS encoding YbaB/EbfC family nucleoid-associated protein, which encodes MKGGMQGMLKQVQKMQEEMQRVQAELANKTVSAEAGGGIIKAVANGHKEIISIEIDAQVIKPDEKEILEDLVVAAVNKALNSASKLAEEEMSKVTKGMIPPGLNIPGL